CGAGCTGGTGAAGGTCAGCGCGAACGCGTTCCTCGCCACCAAGATCTCGTTCATCAACGCGATCGCGGAGGTGTGCGACGCGGCCGGGGCGGATGTCTCGCTCCTCGCTGACGCACTCGGTCACGACAAGCGGATCGGACGGCAGTTCCTCAACGCCGGCCTCGGCTTCGGCGGCGGCTGCCTCCCGAAGGACATCCGCGCACTCATGCACCGCTCGAACGAGCTCGGCGCGCACGGCGCTGTCGGTCTGCTGCAGCAGGTCGACGAGATCAACATGGGCCGACGGCAGCGGGTGATCGACCTGGCGCTGAAGGCGCTCGGCGGCTCCGTGCTGAACCGCCGGATCGGCGTGCTCGGCGCCGCGTTCAAGCCGCACACGGATGACGTGCGCGACTCCCCGGCGCTGAACGTCGCGGCGGCCCTGCACCTGCGCGGTGCTCAGGTGGTCGTCTACGACCCGCAGGCCCGGGCGACCGCGCAGCGCCTGTTCCCGACGCTCGGCTACGCGGACTCGATGGAGGAGGCGCTCACCGGCGCCGACCTGACGGTCGTGCTCACCGAGTGGGACGAGTTCACCACCGCCGACCCGGCCGCCCTGCGCGACATCGTCAGCGGCCGCAGCGTGATCGACGGCCGCAACTGCCTCGACGCGACGGCGTGGAGCCGCGCCGGCTGGAGCGTCTACGCCATGGGCACCGTGCCCGAGGTGGCGCCGCTGGCCGACGACCTCGCCGCCCTCGCCCCCGTCCGCTGAACCCCGTCGACCTCAGGAGAGAACCATGACCAGTTATGTGACCAAAGCGGTCATCCCCGCCGCCGGGTTGGGGACGCGCTTCCTCCCGGCCACCAAGGCCATGCCCAAGGAGATGCTCCCGGTGGTGGACAAGCCGGCCATCCAGTACGTCGTCGAGGAGGCCGTGACCTCCGGTCTCAACGATGTGCTGTTGGTGACCGGCCGCAACAAGAACGCCCTCGAGAACCACTTCGACCGCAACGCGGAGCTGGAGGACGCCCTCGCCAAGAAGGGCGACATGGACCGGCTCCTCAAGGTCAGCTACTCGACCTCGCTCGCCGAGATGCACTACGTCCGCCAGGGCGACCCGAAGGGCCTCGGCCACGCGGTGCTCCGCGCCAAGATGCACATCGGGCACGAGCCGTTCGCCGTGCTCCTCGGCGACGACATCATCGACGCACGCGACCCGCTGCTGTCCCGGATGCTGGAGGTGCAGCACGCCCTGAACACCACGGTCGTCGCCCTCATGGAGGTGCCGCCCGAGTCCATCCACCTGTACGGCGCCGCCGCGGTGGTCGAGACGGACGATGACGACGTGGTGCGGATCACGGGCCTGGTCGAGAAGCCCAGCCGCGAGAACGCGCCGTCGAACTACGCCGTGATCGGCCGCTATGTGCTCCGTCCGGAGATCTTCGACATCCTGGAGAAGACGGAGCCGGGCAAGGGCGGCGAGA
This region of Leifsonia sp. fls2-241-R2A-40a genomic DNA includes:
- a CDS encoding UDP-glucose/GDP-mannose dehydrogenase family protein, whose protein sequence is MTAPKKTQTPQAAEGRPAPRISVIGTGYLGATHAAAMAELGFDVVGVDTDPRKVEELKEGRAPFFEPGLPELIRRNVAAGRLTFTTDLAEAVAVSDVHFICVGTPQQSGSFAANLSYVEAAARGVAENLTHDGLIVGKSTVPVGTGARLRAIVADVVPAGIDVEVVWNPEFLREGKAVEDTLSPDRLVFGGTSAAAEATLRRVYEKPIAEGTPVLVADLPTAELVKVSANAFLATKISFINAIAEVCDAAGADVSLLADALGHDKRIGRQFLNAGLGFGGGCLPKDIRALMHRSNELGAHGAVGLLQQVDEINMGRRQRVIDLALKALGGSVLNRRIGVLGAAFKPHTDDVRDSPALNVAAALHLRGAQVVVYDPQARATAQRLFPTLGYADSMEEALTGADLTVVLTEWDEFTTADPAALRDIVSGRSVIDGRNCLDATAWSRAGWSVYAMGTVPEVAPLADDLAALAPVR
- the galU gene encoding UTP--glucose-1-phosphate uridylyltransferase GalU, giving the protein MTSYVTKAVIPAAGLGTRFLPATKAMPKEMLPVVDKPAIQYVVEEAVTSGLNDVLLVTGRNKNALENHFDRNAELEDALAKKGDMDRLLKVSYSTSLAEMHYVRQGDPKGLGHAVLRAKMHIGHEPFAVLLGDDIIDARDPLLSRMLEVQHALNTTVVALMEVPPESIHLYGAAAVVETDDDDVVRITGLVEKPSRENAPSNYAVIGRYVLRPEIFDILEKTEPGKGGEIQLTDALQGLATAPAWTGGVHGVIFRGRRYDTGDRLDYLKAIVQMAVAREDLGPDLLPWLKEFATTAGPAETAPIPTFPAMPAPAAVPVVAVAVAVSSASPSAAASSSADVAAKPKPAKATPAKPAADVEAPPRELVPTAGA